DNA sequence from the Lycium ferocissimum isolate CSIRO_LF1 unplaced genomic scaffold, AGI_CSIRO_Lferr_CH_V1 ctg18167, whole genome shotgun sequence genome:
TTTAGAACTTGGTACTCTTTCCCGGAAAGCAACAAACTTTTTGATGGGTAACACACTTTCCTTATGACACGCACGAGATTCATTTTTACTATACTTTTTTAtctttataaatacttggtgaTACACAAAGACAAGCTTACTTCAGTCCAAAAAGATGCATAACTAGCTTATGTGTTATAGATAAAGATCAATTTGTGGCCTATCACAGGTGTAGACCTCACtcattctctttctttcttcattaTATTCCTTAATGAGGAGTGCTTTGCTTCTTATTGTGGAACAGGAAACCCTCTATGAAATACAAATTCATATGACAGATCTTCGGTTTGATATACTCGCAATGTGGAAATCTAAATTTGACTATTCAGACTGTTAATCTTTTGTTTGAGAATTTATTGACAAAATTTAATCTTTTTCAAACTATTGCAGAAAGTTGGAGTATGTGTGCTACAAAAATCCCTTTTTAGTTCCTATAACATAAAAACAATCTTAATCGTTTAAAAATATAGTGCCAGAAAAAGGATATGTATCAATACCTATTTGGAGTATCCGTTCTACAAACATCCTTTTCTAGTTCCTATAACATAGGAACAATCTCGAAGTGTCTTAAATATAGtgccagttttttttttttttttttttccacaaagaAATTTACCACCACTATCTTTTTCCATTATAATATATCAAAGATTAGTTGTGTCTgatacacttatatatataactttgtAAATAGAATAGATACATGTCTTTTGACTGTCATAATACAATTCACTAAAGTTCTGATCACCGATTTTTTGGATATTCTTCACAATAGGAGGTTGGTGGAGTGGTGTGCCTGCTCTGTCTTACAACAGGTATGCTATAAACAAGCCCCTTTTATATAatatgtaaatttatttttcatgtcaGTTCCTTATTTTGGTTATAAAGAATATATTAATATCCTTTACAGACAATTCTTATCAAATGTTGAGGAGAAATTTGGCAAAGATACAGATCTTATTGTGGCATGCCAGAAGGGATTGAGGTGAATTTATCTGTCTATAATGTAAAATTCTGCACTCCAGTGGCTGAATACAAGTACATGTAGGTGAAGTTTGTCAGTATACTTGTGTCGCAAAGGGAGTGGGCTTTCATGTATCTCCATTGTGATCCAAGTTTACAACTCAAACtaaattatgagaatatggaatAGAACATGAAAACTCATTGTGCAACTATCTTAAATTGGATCCTTTGTATAGATGTTACTTTATGACGTAGTAGGTCGAGGTCTATGGTCAGACAGATAGAGTAGGTGGTTCTTATGTTCATATATAATTAACCTGCTGATTTGCTCATGCGGAGCCCTTTTCATCAGGCAGGTCCATTGCGGCTTGTGAGGTGCTATACAATGCTGGTTACAGCAACATTTTCTGGGTTCAAGGTGGTTTAGAAGCTGCTGAAGAAGAGGTTCTTATTTGTGCCTTTTTTGCTTTAATAATAAATATGCATCTTCCTAGAATATACAGTATTGAAATGCAATTTGGATCAGGATCTTGAAAGAGAAGGTCCTCAACCATTCAAGTTTGCAGGAATTGGTGGGCTTTCAGAGTTCCTTGGGTAAGTATCTCCTTCATATCTCATAATGACTTTCTACTTCTGGTGTCTACAATTTTGATGTAAAACAGctgtatttcatgtttttaaaatatatgcATCTTTTAGATGCATGAAGGCAAGACCAGAGATGATGTTATCAATTATGCACTGTACCTGTGGCGTATGCAAGATTTCTCACAAGCGGTGTCAACACTTAAGGAAGTGAACAAATGAATAAATTGCATGCACTAAATATGATATCATTTTAATCAGATGCCACTTAAATACATAATAATATAAGTAGCCGTGATAAGTTTTTTGACTTCTTATTCTAAGCAGGCATGCTTGTTTTAATGCCAAATTGAGGTTGCAGGTTTGAACCTAATGATTTTCTATTCTGGGAGTGCAAGTTTTAAAACAAATTCGTCTCAAAATGACGTCGTCTCATCcgatatattatataattattttattttctcatattaattatatatattcatagGAGTTTTTTGATGAAACCACTTCATTGAAGGTGCATGCGCTCTCCTGGCAAGTTCTTTCTATCTCTTTGAATAAATAGCACAATGTATGTAGTTGCTGCCTAACTATTGGAGATGGTCTTTCATTTAAGTTTGCCTTCTAAGGAGTGAACAGAATATTTATCTCTCTTTATTAATGTGTTTCCATTCCTATGATTCACTAGCTATATGGGTAGCACATAACTCGAGCAAGGGCTCGTAGGTTACTCATGCCTAACAAACATCCGATAAATTGCCTCTCTTTAAGAAGTATTCATCATATATTTAACTTGATTGTTTATCAAAGTGAAGCTCTGTTTATAGTTATGGGTAGGTGCTTGGGAGAAAAGTTTAGATCAAAGACTTGTATTAATAGCCATGTAGATTAACTTTTGTCATAAAGTAGTTTGTCACTTAGAGTTGTTTGAATGTTTTTAGTTGGACTGACCAACAGAGAGATGCTGCTGCTAAAGAGGGTTGGGGTTACCGATTGACTTTTTCTGCCCGACTGGTACTTGGTTCTCTTCCCTTTGTGAATAGCATAGAACAATGCTGTGTTTCTTAAGTGAACTAATGCTTTTTCTGATCACAGGTTGGACTAGTTCTTGGTGCTGATGTCTTGCTTATTGGAGCACAGAAAGTAGGACAATATCTTCAGGACTTAAGGTCTCACTAGTTGGAGCTTCAAGTTACAGCCTcaaggaaatgattttttttttctttttgtaaagcGACTTCCCTAGCATCCTTTTTCTGAAGCTAGAGACAACTGAGATGAAAATCCATTCCCATGACTGTCTCTGGGCCCGGCCTTTAAATGCCTTGTACTGAGGCATCACACCCCTTGGGGTGCGGGGTGCGGCGCTTCCCCAGACCCTTGCTAATGCGTatgctttgtgcaccgggctgccctttttgtCATCTCATGTAGAAAGTGATTGCCTTGTTAATTTGTTTAATGTGACTTCAAAAGTTGGGTGGTTCTTAATCTGCATAACTATAGGTTTGACTTCAAAAGTTGGTGATTTTTAAGCGGGTTTGTGAAGTAACCATGTTCATACAAGAACAGCAAGGCAAAATCAAGGGTCCATGGCTCCACATAATTATTTCTTTACTTATTGACTTGCTTTTCCTCATTAATTAATGAATCAACCATGTTTTTTTCGAATTGTTCGTCTACTTTATTCAAAACTATAATGAGCTGTCTTGTCTTGTTTCGTGTCATCACACTCATCAGAAATATAAACGACCTAGaattaaagttaaattacttTCACGGCTAGATCTAAAAATCTCTTCATCTACCAGCCCCAAGTATGAGCTAAACTTTGAGGTCAATGGTGCTGCCTGGGGGCGTTCATGTTTTGCTAAAAAACTAAATCCAAATCGAAAATAACCaaatcaattaaataaatcaatacttaggtttggtttggttttaagtttttaaaaaatggcagcattttgtttgattttatttaaaaacaaatctaagagaaaaccgaaccaaaccgataaattatatacaccatttttataattatatacgTGTAAcatatcaatttcataaataatcttaaatattttgtatagtttttcatcaatttcataAATGGCACAAGTACTAGCTTTTCAAGAACACGAGGTCggaaagctaaaaaaataaaaaaaataaaaaattagttaaCTTTTACACTAGTAGTGTGAATTAAGTTGTTTGATTGTTCCTTcactctcctctcttctctctctcctctACTCACCCTCTCCAACGGTAAGATCTgctccccccaccccccaactcTATCCGTCCTCTCCTCTGTCGCTGACATCGGCGGTACGTTTTTCGATCGGCTAGAGCATCCTctcctttcttctcttttttttcctttctctttcctcCTCTACTCTGCTGCACCGGAAATCCTCCCCGTAGGTTTCCGGTCGGTACTTGCTCAGTACACAAGTATCCGGCAGAATACGGCAGCGAATAGTGATTCTCGGTAGTGAACAGTATTTTCCGGCGTGAACAGTATTTTCCGGCGTGAACAGTATTTTCGACAGTGAACGCAGTTCTTTTACTGGAGTGGTACCTCCGATCGGCGATATCCATTTAGCCTTTCAAATTTTGCACCTTGActttattgtatatttatttcACTTTGTTGCCTTTAGCTTAACTTGTGCTTTAGTATTGACCTCTATTTGTCTTGGATAAACCTTTGACTAGTGTTTGTTTGCTTTAGTGGCTTTATTGAGGGATGGTAGACTAGGGTCATGTTCTCGGTCAGGGATGGGGGctaggggtggggtgggggggggggtttaagGGAGCTTCTAGGTTGAGAGTAGGGTCTTGGAACATTGGGACTTTAATGGGAGAGTCCATAGGgctagttaagattcttaagaagagGATGATTAATATTGCTTGCGTCCAGGAGACGAAATGGGTGGGGCCTAAAGCTAAGGAGGTGGACGGGTATAAGCTTTGGTTCTCGGGTAAGTCGGGAGACAGGAATGGGGTAGGCATCTTAGTTGATAGTGAGCTAAGGGATCAGGTGGTCGAGGTTAGAAGGGTTAATGACAGGATGATGACGATTAAGTTGGTCGTTGGAGGGTTCACCCtgaacattattagtgcttACGCGCCGCAAGTGGGCTTGGACGAGGAGGTTAAGAGGCGtttttgggaggatttggaTGAAGTGGTGGGAGGTATACCGCTTACTGAGAAGTTATTCGTAGGAGGAGATTTCAATGGACACATTGGAGTGCATTTCGAGGGGTTATGATGATGTGCGTGGGGGTTTTGGCTTCGAGAGACGAGCAGGGAGGAGTCTCGCTCTGGATTTCGTTAGGGCTTTTGGCTTGGTGGTAGCTAACTCGAGTTTCCTAAGAAGGAggagcacttggtaacctttCGTAGCTCGGTGGGCTGCGGACACGGATAGACTTTTGCTCCTTAGAAAGGATGATAAAGGCCTTTGTAAAGCTATGAAAGGTCATTCGAGTGAGAATCTTACGACCCGACATAAGCTattggtgatggatttggagatcgaagaggaagaagaagagggtcgcGGAGTGACCGGCCGAGGATCAGGTGGGGGAGTTTGACTTTGTCTAGTGCCCAAGAATTAGGGGAGAAGTTGATGGCTTTGGGGGCGTGGGAGAGCAGGGGAGATGCGAGCAGTATGTGGGATAGGACGTCCAGTTGCATTAGAGAAGCAGCTAGAGAGGTTCTAGGAGTCTCAAGAGGTCGCCGTGGTGGGCACCgaggggattggtggtggaatggggAAGTCCAAGGTAAAGTGGAAGCAAAGAAGCAGGCATATGCGAAGCTGGTAGACAACAAGGATGACGAAGAGAAGCGGACGAATAGGCAAAAGTAGAAGATGGCGAGAAAGGAGGTGAAGTTGGCAGTGTCGGCAGCGAAAATAGCGGCGTTTGAGCGCCTTTATGCAGAACTAGAGGACAGAGGCGGGGA
Encoded proteins:
- the LOC132042820 gene encoding rhodanese-like domain-containing protein 11, chloroplastic isoform X2, with the translated sequence MEVLGHGHGLLPLGSFRPCQKQQRCQLVGSIHFLSSPVPYSLISVKVLQEEEYELKQMKDMAASKKRWDALIRDGKVKVLTPREAGYAIQLSNKMLVDVRPSMERKKAWVKGSTWIPIFDVDTSLELGTLSRKATNFLMGGWWSGVPALSYNRQFLSNVEEKFGKDTDLIVACQKGLRSIAACEVLYNAGYSNIFWVQGGLEAAEEEDLEREGPQPFKFAGIGGLSEFLGWTDQQRDAAAKEGWGYRLTFSARLVGLVLGADVLLIGAQKVGQYLQDLRSH
- the LOC132042820 gene encoding rhodanese-like domain-containing protein 11, chloroplastic isoform X1; translation: MEVLGHGHGLLPLGSFRPCQKQQRCQLVGSIHFLSSPVPYSLISVKYRNNDIIRMQAVQEEEYELKQMKDMAASKKRWDALIRDGKVKVLTPREAGYAIQLSNKMLVDVRPSMERKKAWVKGSTWIPIFDVDTSLELGTLSRKATNFLMGGWWSGVPALSYNRQFLSNVEEKFGKDTDLIVACQKGLRSIAACEVLYNAGYSNIFWVQGGLEAAEEEDLEREGPQPFKFAGIGGLSEFLGWTDQQRDAAAKEGWGYRLTFSARLVGLVLGADVLLIGAQKVGQYLQDLRSH
- the LOC132042819 gene encoding uncharacterized protein LOC132042819; this translates as MGESIGLVKILKKRMINIACVQETKWVGPKAKEVDGYKLWFSGKSGDRNGVGILVDSELRDQVVEVRRVNDRMMTIKLVVGGFTLNIISAYAPQVGLDEEVKRRFWEDLDEVVGGEKLMALGAWESRGDASSMWDRTSSCIREAAREVLGVSRGRRGGHRGDWWWNGEVQGKVEAKKQAYAKLVDNKDDEEKRTNRQK